The following proteins come from a genomic window of Anthonomus grandis grandis unplaced genomic scaffold, icAntGran1.3 ctg00000121.1___fragment_1, whole genome shotgun sequence:
- the LOC126749491 gene encoding prostaglandin reductase 1-like has translation MVRAQKYILQKRSRGFPKPTDFKLEREELPPLQEHEYLAEAVYLSVDPYMRAYMPKIPLNTVMLGGQVAKITESRSPKYPRGKYVVGNFGWRTHTILRDDVTEHSGIPVVLLPDLGDLPVSLSLGMLGMPGNTAYFGFLELCDPKPGETVVVSGAAGAVGSHVGQIAKIKGCKVIGIAGTDKKGKWLTKGLGFDSFINYKTQNVKEELLRQAPDGVDCYFDNVGGDITSIVLNQMNRYGRISVCGAISGYNDEGVPKAPAIQNAIIVNQLKMEGFMVQRWSHRWMEGITQNLEWIRQGKLKYQETVTNGFNNMFNGFTDMLKGVNTGKAVVKV, from the exons ATGGTTAGGGCCCAAAAGTACATTCTCCAAAAGAGAAGCCGAGGCTTCCCCAAACCCACCGATTTCAAACTGGAGCGCGAAGAATTGCCACCGCTTCAGGAGCATG AATACTTGGCTGAAGCCGTTTACTTGAGCGTGGATCCGTACATGAGGGCCTACATGCCCAAAATACCCTTAAACACCGTCATGCTGGGGGGGCAAGTAGCGAA AATTACAGAGAGCAGAAGCCCTAAATACCCTCGGGGGAAATATGTAGTGGGAAACTTCGGCTGGCGAACCCATACAATCCTGCGGGATGACGTGACCGAGCATAGCGGAATTCCTGTGGTACTCCTACCAGATTTAGGGGATCTGCCGGTGTCTTTGAGTCTAGGGATGCTTGGAATGCCTGG GAACACCGCTTACTTTGGCTTTTTGGAACTATGCGACCCAAAACCGGGCGAAACCGTCGTGGTAAGTGGAGCAGCGGGTGCTGTAGGAAGCCACGTGGGCCAAATAGCCAAGATCAAAG GTTGTAAAGTGATAGGGATCGCCGGCACGGACAAGAAGGGCAAGTGGCTCACCAAGGGCCTGGGTTTTGACAGTTTTATCAACTATAAAACGCAGAATGTCAAAGAGGAACTATTGAGACAGGCCCCTGATGGGGTCGATTGTTACTTTGATAACGTTGGGGGTGATATTACTAGCATTGTGCTTAATCAGATGAATAGGTATGGCAGAATATCCGTGTGCGGTGCCATTTCTGGATATAATGACGAAGGTGTACCTAAAG cTCCAGCTATCCAGAACGCGATAATTGTCAACCAACTGAAAATGGAAGGTTTTATGGTTCAACGTTGGAGCCACCGTTGGATGGAAGGGATAACGCAGAACCTGGAATGGATCAGGCAAGGGAAACTGAAATACCAAGAGACGGTCACCAATGGGTTTAACAATATGTTTAACGGGTTCACCGATATGTTAAAGGGGGTGAACACTGGCAAGGCTGTCGTGAAGgtttaa